CATCCACTGCCGCAGCGCCTCCGTCTCCGCCCCACCCAGCAGCTCGCCCCGGTCCCACCGCGAGAGCACCTCCACCACGTCCCGGGCGGTGAAGTAGTTGTCCCCGCCCATCTCCCGCGGCGAGTTGGTCGCCTGGCGCGGCTTGCCGTACCGCCACCGGGTGAGCGCGGTGTGCCTCAGCCCCAGCTCGCGGTACCAGTCGTTGACGGCGTCCGGACCGATCAGGTCGATGACCTCGCCCGAGGCCTCGTTGTCCGATGTGCGGAAGATGGGCCCGGCATGGGGAGCCACCTTGTCGGTGCCCACGCGCGCGAGCGCCGCCGCCACCCAGAGCACCTTCGCCGCGCTGGCCGAGACGTGGGGTACCTCGTCCGCCACGCCCGCGTACTCGCCCGTGCGGAGGTTGCGCACGGCGATGGCCACGTCCGTTCCGGGAGACAGCAGGGGAGCCTCGGCGGCCAGCCGCGCCACCGCCTCCTGGAGCGTCGCGGGCAGCGCGGGAGCCACCTTCACGGGCTCGGGACGGGCCTCGCGCGCCACGCATCCCGGCACGGCGAGCAATCCCAGGGCCACGCACGCACCGAGCACCGGACCGCGTGTCATTCGGTGAGGTCCTCGTCATCGCGGGCGAGGTGCCCACCCAGCACGACCACCGACAGCTGGCCCTTCTCCAGGGGACGGGCCAGCACCACCACCCGCTCGCTGCCCTTGCGGTAGGTGCCCGGGCGCTTCTCCTCCCAACCGGCGGCCTTCATGGCATCGCGGTAGAAGGCGGCGAGCTGCTCGGCCGTGGCGGTGATGACGTACGAGAGCGAGCGTCCGGCCTCGACGTCGCTGGTGACGAGCTGCGAGGCTCCCGGATACACGGGCGCGAAGGTGTTGTCGGCCGAGGGATTGCGGATCTGCCCCACGTTGGCGGTGCCCAGCAGCACGCGCGTCGTCTTCCCATCCGGGTTGACCCGCAGGAACACGGTGTACGTGAGGTCCCGGTTCACATCCAGCGCCGTCAGGGACATGGCCCCGTGGACGACCACCTGGTGTGAGGGCGGGGGGATGTAGAACCCCTGCTCCTTGAACTGCGCGGCGAAGTGGCGGAACAGGTCCGTCGGCTTCCACGAGGACGTCACCGCGTGCAGCTTCATGGGGATGCCGAGCGCCACCTGCACGCCCTCCACCTCCACCTGCGACACCATCCCCGGCACGTCCCACTCGAAGCGCTTCTTCTTCTCCGGCTCCGCCGCGCTGGCCGGCAGGAGCGCTCCGAGCACGAGCGCCACCACCAGCCCCGCCCTCACAACCCCAACCATCTGTTACCCCGGTCCTTGTACTTGGAGTTGCGGCTCCCGGTGCGCACGTTGGTCATCCAGTCATTGGGACCGCTGTCGCCATCCCGGAACTCGGGGTCCGGCTTGCCGCTCTGGTAGCTCATCCAGAAGGTGCCATCGAGGCTGCCGGGCGCCGCGTTCACGATGGCCATCGCCATGGCCTGGCCGGCGCCCATGCCCGAGGCACCCGTCTGGCCGTACACGTTGCGCACCAGGCCCGAGAAGGCATCGTTGCCCCCGCTGTGGAGCAGGTGGTCCGTGCTCTCCGCGCCCCCGGACAGCCCCCAGTCATCCAGCATGATGGCGACCCGGCCCTGGCTGCAGTCGCCACCCGAGGCCATTCCCATGGCGCAGAAGGTGAACCACCCCAGGTTCGGGTAGTTCTTCACCTTGAAGAAGCCCTCGCCGCCCTGGTCCAGGAAGGACTTGGGGAAGTTGACGACCCGCAGCTGCGCGCTCCCGTGGCAGGCCATGCCCCCGCTGCCGCCCGGGTAGGCCTGGTAGTTGTTCTGGGACATGTTCGCCACCTGGTCCGACTCACAGGTGACGTTCAGGCCCCTGGCCTCGGTGAACACCAGCTTCACCGTGCTGTCGCCGCTCTTCTTGGACTCGCGCCCATCGAAGCTTGCGAAGCGGCCCGTCGCATCGGAGCCCGCGCTGTTGATGGCCTGCTCGCGGGGCGAGTAGTCATTGGGATGCTGGTGCATCCGCTTCGCCGTGGTGTCCCACAGCGCGTTGGCGGCCGCCTCGTGCACCTTGGGCGCCAGGTAGCCCAGCTCCGCCAGGTGGATGCCCCACACCAGGATGGAGACGAAGACGATCAACCCGAGCGCCGTCTCGACGAGCGACTGTCCGCGCGGCGCGCGGCGGGGGAGCTTGCTCATTGCCAGCCTCCGAACTTCGCGTCGTGGAGCGCCTGATAGGTCTGCTTCGCCACGTCCAGCCCGGCGTTCTCGAGCGTCTTGGCGATGTCGCCCTCGCGGCCCTTGCCCTGCGCGTCGATGTCCGGCGCCACCAGCGTGGCGCGCCAGAAGGGATTCATGAAGTTGGGCGGCTCGGCCCAGTCCCCGCTGCGGTGGTAGTAGGCCAGCCCCGTGGCCAGGGTGGCCTGCTTGCGGATGTCGTACTTGCCTCCGTCCGTGCTCAGCCCCCGGTTGTCGAAGCGGCTCGTGCGGTTGGGGGAGAAGCTGAAGTTGAAGTGACGGATCCACGGCGCCGCCGTCTTCAGGTCCTTGGTCGGCTTGCTGTAGTCGCGCGTGATGAGCGAGTACAGCTTGGGCTGGCCCTGGAGGTCGTCCTTGTTGGACAGCTTGTTCTCGTTGTAGTCGTAGACGATGGGCCAGTTGCCGCCGGCGATGTCGCCGATGAGCGAGTGGGTGGTGTCGTTCTGGTTCTGGCACGTGCCACCACTCCACGTGTGCCTGTCGGCGTTGCTGCTGAGGTTGGCCAACACGTTGGCCTGCACCGACCCCGTCCCGAAGACGGGGCAGCTCGCCATCAGACCCGCCCAGCTCACGTCGCCATGGTCGTCCGACTGGGCCGCGCCCGGGTTGCCCTCCGCGCCGTGCAGGGGTCCATCGAACTGGTCGGACCGGTACGCGGCACCGTCGCCACCGTAGACCGCGGCGCCGGTGAATCCCGCGAAGACGACATTGAGCCGGGC
This is a stretch of genomic DNA from Archangium violaceum. It encodes these proteins:
- a CDS encoding serine hydrolase; translated protein: MTRGPVLGACVALGLLAVPGCVAREARPEPVKVAPALPATLQEAVARLAAEAPLLSPGTDVAIAVRNLRTGEYAGVADEVPHVSASAAKVLWVAAALARVGTDKVAPHAGPIFRTSDNEASGEVIDLIGPDAVNDWYRELGLRHTALTRWRYGKPRQATNSPREMGGDNYFTARDVVEVLSRWDRGELLGGAETEALRQWMTLTPRTGCGGWMGALLPEPARVTLMHKAGWLPPGCCSDDAVYNTLTEVGVVQVPGGDRYAVALLARRGGDYWRRQAPFIERASCVLYRTVSRDATLSCHDVAGVLEPASFGLPESAPVPKDCD